CCGTAATCACAACGTGACTTTCGTTGCGACTGCGAGCCTTCAGCTGTTGGCTAGAGCTAAACTGTAAATTAGCATCGACATGCTGTGGACCTAGGCTCCACCTTCCTAAACTGTGGAGCGACCCACGCGACGCCCAGTAAGCTATGGACAACACTGAAATTCCCCGATGACCGCTTCTGCCCTGGCCTTGTTTAATCAGATTACAccacggagtactccgtacctctcATGTAGTTTATTGCCATGGCAATCATAGCAGTCCAATAGTCACCACTGAAGCTTATCATCGTCTGCAAAAAAAGACGATTTTCACTTCAAGCTTCAACCCCGATCCCGACACTAGCTAGGCCCTTGACCAAGACAGGATTCTAGTCCATAGCGGACTCCCCACCTGCGCATTGCTGATTCGTGCGCATAAGTCTGACTAGTCCGCTTGAGTTTCATGACACTTCTGGCTTATCTAGAGCGAGGTTGGCGTGTTCGTTTCTCTTCTCAGGGGTGGTGTAAGCGAGTCGGTCAGAGGATGGGAAAGTCCAGACTCGATGTTTGTCTCCAGATGCGGTTAGCCTCGGCGGCAGGTGCTACTGTAATGTTGGGCACACAGGTGTTAGATATTTTGCGAGGCTAGGATATTATTACTAAGGACACATGACTTGAAGGGAAGATCGCACGTGTCTACATGAATCTGCGATGGTTTAGGTTCATAAATTACTAGCATTGTCAGACATTCTCAGCTCCGAACCGCTTCATAGATTGACACCTCGAATAGAGAGCACCTGATATATGAAAACCCTCAACTGCTTCAACTCTCCAGTCTCTATAATGTTATACATGACGTAGTCTAAATAGAACTAAGGGCACACGATCCCCAGTTCCCGATCTGCTATAGCAGCCCTAAACTCCTCAATGTCATCACCGCGCTCATTCATCACCCACTGAAGAGTATCTCCGAATGTCTCTCCATTATCGCGGAACCAATCGCCCAAGGACCGTATGAAGGCTTCAACTTGCTCCTTCATGGGCGCATGTTCGCGCAACCAGAGGACCTGCCCGGGGTCAAGCTTCATCATGTCCTGGACTACGTAATAATGGGGAATTTCGTCTCCCCATCCTTCGAAGCCAGGATCGTGAAAGAAGTCATTGCGAAATCTCGATCTATACTTTGCTGGCGATTCCGTGATACTTGTAGGATGAGCGGAATAGAAGTAATGGTTGACTGTGTGGTCGGCCTTGTCCGGCCATTCGGGTAGTCCTGCAGGGGTACTCGTTCTCGGGTAGTTCAGATGAATATCAAATGACAGCTGGTGATTGCTCTCAGGATACCGCTTGCGGAACTTCCGCTGTATAGTCCCGTTGCTGGGACAGATGTGATTTTGCACGATGTCGGTGATGATCAGCCGAATATCCTCAACCTCTGCCAATTCGACTGTAGACCAGTTGTGCAGAAGTTGTGCACGCTCAGAGATGACATGCCGAAGTTTACGCGAGAAACGGTCGAAGTTGGAAGTATGGAAAGCGCGATGATATAGCCAAAGGCGATAAATAGCACGGCGCAACCGAAACCGTTCATCGTCAGTCAGGGAACGCCGATTCTCGAAGTCGACCTTCCATTTCTTGACCGGGTAGATCGCCTCCCATTTCCGTGCGACGAGTCCGACCTGCACTACCTGTCGGAGAAGCGACTCGGACATGGGAACTCGGCGGGGGATGTGTGCTGGTTGACTTGCATTATGTGTTACGAGCTGGATGATCTCATCTAGAGGCCCAAACTCGAATTCCGCGACATCAATAAGAATTTGCAGCTTGTGGGACTGGTTGAAGACACGGCGAAGCCTTCGGCAGGTCGA
The DNA window shown above is from Aspergillus fumigatus Af293 chromosome 1, whole genome shotgun sequence and carries:
- a CDS encoding F-box protein, yielding MDRLATELLLHIFRSCESVSDVLNLASTCRRLRRVFNQSHKLQILIDVAEFEFGPLDEIIQLVTHNASQPAHIPRRVPMSESLLRQVVQVGLVARKWEAIYPVKKWKVDFENRRSLTDDERFRLRRAIYRLWLYHRAFHTSNFDRFSRKLRHVISERAQLLHNWSTVELAEVEDIRLIITDIVQNHICPSNGTIQRKFRKRYPESNHQLSFDIHLNYPRTSTPAGLPEWPDKADHTVNHYFYSAHPTSITESPAKYRSRFRNDFFHDPGFEGWGDEIPHYYVVQDMMKLDPGQVLWLREHAPMKEQVEAFIRSLGDWFRDNGETFGDTLQWVMNERGDDIEEFRAAIADRELGIVCP